The window AACAACATGCAAGATCTTCCTACTTGACTAAATCCACCAAGAGTAATGAGAGATACTTCAGATTTTTGGGCTAATCTAGGTCTAAATATTTCATCACCGATTTGCTTGAACTGCTTACTTCGTTCAGCAGACGTTAGTTTGAGATTTGCATTAATTGTTTGAATAGTACGTGATGGTATAGTGGTAGCCTTTCTAATTCGTAATTTCCAACCTATTTTTTCAGTTATTTCAGCATGATTGAATTCTTTTGCATCTCTTTGTAATAACCAAGGTCGCTTAGCTTCAATCGAGACTTCACCAGTGGCAGTATCAAAAAATGCACCTTGGAAATTTGCTTCTTTTGGAATACATTCTGCAAGAATTTTTCTAGCATCTTCTTCTGATTTTCTAATTGATTCATCAGTTCTTACAACAATTCTTTTTTTGATAATATTGACTAAATTTGAAATTGTTTCATTGTTTTCCATGAGATAACGTGGTGAATTTGTATACAAAGCAATTCTTGGTCCTTCATATTCTATTTTTGTTACCTTAGCTTCTTTGGGTATACTTTGCAGTATGGTGGCCATCATATTTTGGCTAGGAGGTAATTCTTTTTGTTGCTGTTTTCTTTGCATTAAATCACTAAAGTTCGATGACTGATTTTTTTTGTTCATCAGTCAATAGACGGAATCCATCTTTATCCATAACTGCGATGTTTATTCCGTCGCCAGTACCAATGTTTCTAACTATTGCGGCTTTAACTGCTCTTAGAGCTACTTTTTTTGCTTCTTCAACTGTTAGATCAGGTCTATACTCTTCTTCTAACAAGCCATATGCAACAGGAGAACCGCTACCTGTTGTCACATAAGATTTTTTTTCAACTGAACCAAACATGTCGATGTTAAATAATGCAGGTCCATTAGCATC is drawn from Candidatus Nitrosarchaeum limnium SFB1 and contains these coding sequences:
- a CDS encoding proteasome endopeptidase complex, giving the protein MKIQKIDEHAGLTLAGGVADAQNIVDILRYHSNLHRVEKQGPISIHSLARLCSLIFHQNRGYPFMADILVGGYDANGPALFNIDMFGSVEKKSYVTTGSGSPVAYGLLEEEYRPDLTVEEAKKVALRAVKAAIVRNIGTGDGINIAVMDKDGFRLLTDEQKKSVIEL